The nucleotide window TCATTTGATTTTCTTTTTTTTGTTATTATTCAGTTGACATAATCACGATTATAATAAATATAACTTTTAACATACATGAAATTAGATAAATTCGTGTATATAAAACCTTATTAAATCAAGGGTATATATACATGGTTTTTTAAGTTAGGAAATCTGAATATTTTAATCTACACTTATAATAGACAGCGAAAAATAAACCAGATCAATACCTGGTAAGTGTTTATTTTGGGTTAGAACTTAAACTGATCCAAATAAAATAATAGTATATTTGGAAAAAAAGGCTTAGGACTTTTGTCCTAAGCCTTTTTTCTCATTTTAAAATGAATTTATTCTAGTCTTGTTCATTAGGATCATTACGTGCATCATCATGTGTTTCATGTATAGTACCTGGAATATGATCTGGACCTGCATAAATCGTGTATAGTTTTAAAGGTTTATCACCTGTATTCAAGATATTATGCCACATATCAGCTGGAACAAAAACAGCGTCATCATCTTTAACTTTTTGTTCAAAATTCAAGTTGTCTTCTGTAGGGCCCATTTTACATAGTCCGTTTCCTTCTTCAATACGAATAAATTGATCAATACCATGGTGAACTTCTAACCCTATATCATCATTAGGCTGGATAGACATAACGGTGACTTGTAATTTTTCACCCGTCCACATTGTTGTCCGATACATCTCATTTTGGACAGTAGCCTCTTCGATATTCACTATATAAGGTTTTTTTCCATATTTTTTATCGTTGATTTCCATTTCTTCTTCCTCCTTATAATAAGTTTCATTTTACAATCATTACAAACTACCTCTGTGATAACTTTACTAATAACTAAGTTAAAAAGCAAATATTTAATATTATATTCACATGTTAAATAGATCTTAAATATTTATTTTTCTCTCAATCTCGTAAGGTTGAGAGGTTAGCTTTCTTTACCTAGGGAACCATCAGAACCAACTAGCAAAAAAATGACGAGGATATTACCTATAGAACTATACAATATGAGTTATCCTATCTTACTATTGATAGATACATGAAATTGTATAAAATCATGTATCAAGAATCCTATACCTATAGGGTTCTTTATTTATACCGGTGTCCAATACATGATTTCGTGGTATAATGAACGAAATCATGTATCTGTTTTGTGAGAGGAGAGACCATTTCAATGAGTTATAATGTACAACCATTACGAACGCAGCAAGAAATCAACGACTTTTTATTCTGTTTGAGACGCAACAAAAACGCCGAACGCGACGTTTTCTTGTTTTTGATCGGCATTAATAGCGGTTTACGCATGTCTGATATCGTGAAATTAAAGAAAAAAGACGTGATTTCCTCGAAAAACCCACGTATTGTGGAGCAAAAAACCGGAAAAACACGCATTTTATATTTAAGCAGCC belongs to Carnobacterium divergens and includes:
- a CDS encoding cupin domain-containing protein; this translates as MEINDKKYGKKPYIVNIEEATVQNEMYRTTMWTGEKLQVTVMSIQPNDDIGLEVHHGIDQFIRIEEGNGLCKMGPTEDNLNFEQKVKDDDAVFVPADMWHNILNTGDKPLKLYTIYAGPDHIPGTIHETHDDARNDPNEQD